Part of the Granulicella cerasi genome is shown below.
CGACACCTTCTAGCACCGTTCCCTCGAAGACCCGGTAGAGCTGCCCCTGATAGTTGTCGAAGTTATAGGACGACATCGGATCGGTCTTTGCGGTCTGAGCCACGGTCTGCTCTTTGGACCCCGTATGGCCTGACAAATCCTCTTCGGAACCCTTGTCGCTGGCCTCCGACTTCGCCGCAAGCACTGCGGTGGGCGCAGCTCCCACTCCCTGATGGGAGAAATCAATGGCCACGGTGTCGCTGTTCCGCGCGTCCTGTCGCTGCTTCTCGATAGCCAGCCTCTTCTGTTTCGCCTCAGCCTGAGCTTCAGAGACATTCGAGGTGTGTTGCGGCGCATTTGCGCTGTCGCCATAAATCTGTGATTTCTGCGCAGCCGTCATCGGTGGTGTACCTGCCGACTCCGGACTGGGCACCGCTTGCTCTTGCTGCAACTCCTGCATGGCATCGGCTAGCGCCTTCTTTCGCTGCAACTCTTCTGCGTCATGGCGAGCCTGATTCTGTTGCTGGGCCTGGAAGCTCGATACTTGCTGGGCATTGGGCGTCATTGGGCTTGTGGTCAGCGCACTCTGAGGAGCGGCTTTCTTGCTGCCGCTGACCAGGCTGGAGAGATTCGCTATCCCAATGAGGGCAACGATCACCACAAGGGCAATGACGACGGGCATGGTCTTCCGCAGAGGAGGCTTCGCCTCCGGCTGCTCGGGGACGCTTGCTGAGGGTGTGTTGATCTCTTCCGGCATTACTGCCTCCCTTCAGGTGAGCGGTGAAAGTCAACCTTCTGCTTGCCAATTTCGAGATAACCGCCGTCGATCTGCTTCGGCACGATGTACAGGCCATTCGAGAAATCGAAGTTGATGAGCGAGGGCTTCTTGTCCTTCACCTCATAGAGAGCGGGCGTCTCCTGAAACTGGCCGCGCAGATAGGTGAACTTGTCATCCCGCCAAATCTGCTGAAGTCCAAGCTCCTTACCTTTCTTCTCGTCCCAGGTGAAATCGAAGTGGAGCGAGCCGGGATACTGACTGCGGTACTGTTCTGCTTTCGCCGCTTCTGCCTTCAGTTCGGCGGCCTGAGCCGCTTTGGCTGTAGCAGCTTCCTGCTTTGCTTTATCGAGGTCTGCAGCAGGTACGAAGACGGGAAGCTGGGCGAGGCGATCCTTGGCAGCTTTATCGCCGGGGTCGATGCGGATCTTCGAGTCAAAGTGCGCGTCCGCGTCGTTCGACACTTCCTGAAGCTGAAGGGTGTACTCGTTGCCGTGGTCGGAGACGATATGGATGTCCGTCGATCCGTTCACCACCTTTGGCTTCACGCTCACGAAGCGCGATGCGACATGCCCGCCGTCGAATACCCAGTCCACCGTGTCGCCTGCAAAGACATTCGCAACCTTCTCCTCGGCGGGCAGCACGATCAGTGTGCACTGGAGCAGGCCAGCCCGGATAATGGGCGGCGTCTGGGACTCCGAGACGGACACAGTGCGCGGAGCGGACGGCTGGAGAGGATGGTTCAGCTCAAGCGCCCGCAGCGGCAGCGATGGGAGCATGATTCCGGCGGCAACAAAGAGAGGGATGAGTGGTTTCACGGCTTCAGTCCTTTCGAGTGCTGGGTTATGCGGTCTCACCTTCGGCAAAGCGGGCGATGCCTTCGGCGAGACCGTACTTGGCGATGAGTTGAGACCGGCGAACGCGGTCCTTTGGCTTAGTGGAGAAGGTGGCGTAACTACGCTTGTCGAGATTGAGGCGGATGACCTTGGTCAATCCATCGCGCCTCATGTAGAGACCTTCGCGATCCTGCAAGCTCTCGAAGAGAGTGAGTTGTTGTTCGTTCATCTTGAACAGCTCGGCATACCTCTTCCGGTTGAAGGTGGCATCCTTCAGGAAGAGGAACGAAGTGCAAGAGTTCACGATGGAATCGGCATTTGCTCCGAGGTCTTCGGCTGATTGGCCGATCATCGTGACGCCACCAAGGTTCTTGCGGACGGTCTTGATGGAGGCCAATGCCGCGTCAAGCAGTTGCTTGTTCTTCATCGAAGAGAAGATCTCTTCGATCAGGATGTGTTTCGGCACCCCGAGATTGGCGGGGTTGTAGAGCACATCATTGATGCGTCGCAACAACCAGACCATCAGCGGCTCGATCAGGTCAGCATATTGCTGGTTGTTCACGCCCTGGAAGTCGAAGCACTGGATACGCGAGAGCGAAAGGCTGTCGTCGATGTTGTCGAAGATCGCGCTGTAGACGCCCTTGCCAACCCACTTGGACAGGTAGCGGTCGAGCTTCTTTGGCAGAAATAGATTCGAGAGACGACGATTGCTGGCATCGAGCAGATATATATCCTGCACGGCCTTATGGATCACGTCGTCGTCTTCCGGCTCAAGTTCCGCACCGCTATTCGAGAGGAGCAGCTTGATGAAGCTGTAGAGGAACTGGATGTTGCTCTCGGTCGGCTCCAGGCAAAACGGATTGACGCGCGGACCATCTTTCCCAATGCGATCAACCCTGCCGCCGTACAGCTCGACGACGCTTTCGTAGCTTCCACCAATGTCGAAGATGTAGGTGAAGCCCGCATACTTCTGCTCATGTGCGATGGCCATATTGCCATGTACCGATTTGCCACTGCCCGTAGGCCCGAGGATCAGTTGCACACGGACGCCATCAACATACGCATCCTGAAAGAACGGCGTCCCTGTGCGTGTCTCGAAGATGTTGAGGTACTCGTTGTCGAGGTCTTCGGAATACGGATGACCAAGATGAGGAGCAAAAACGGAGGCCAGCCGCGCGTTGTGATCTTCCGCGAGCCACAGAGGAAAGACGTTGAACTTCCCATTGCCGGGGAACATCGCATAGAAGGCGGAGAGATTGCCAAGCGTCTCTTCCATTACCTGAGCACGCGATTCCACGAAGACGCGGTGAACCATAGGAGCGATGCCGACCAGTTCCATCCGGCTGCGAGATGCGATCAGTAGCCGGAGCGAAAACTCGCCCTGTGCCTTCTTATCGAGCGAGCGAATGACATCGCCAAGGTCATCGACCTGATTATTCGCGGCTCGTGCGCCCGCGCCTTTATCAAGTGAGGCAGTGTCGCGCCCGCTCATGACGCGGGTCAGCACGCCGACTTTGAAGAACTCGATGAACTTTTCCTGCCGGTCGATCTCTCCACGCGCTGCTGTCGTGGATTTCGGCCTCCATGTCGTACAGAGGATACTGTCGCAATCGAGCTTAGCGAGATCAGAGAAGAG
Proteins encoded:
- a CDS encoding TrbI/VirB10 family protein encodes the protein MPEEINTPSASVPEQPEAKPPLRKTMPVVIALVVIVALIGIANLSSLVSGSKKAAPQSALTTSPMTPNAQQVSSFQAQQQNQARHDAEELQRKKALADAMQELQQEQAVPSPESAGTPPMTAAQKSQIYGDSANAPQHTSNVSEAQAEAKQKRLAIEKQRQDARNSDTVAIDFSHQGVGAAPTAVLAAKSEASDKGSEEDLSGHTGSKEQTVAQTAKTDPMSSYNFDNYQGQLYRVFEGTVLEGVVTNHIDGGLSGPILVMLTTDYYSHDHQQLLMPQGTRLIGTVQNVGNAQQRKMFVTFHRAVCPDGFSLDFDKYVGLDQIGTTGLATKIDHGYLMAFGAAAAIGGLGGLAQIGNNGSVFTPSTQIRNGISEQTSSEGEQVLNHFLNRLPVITLKEGSRARIYIGRDILIPSYAEHRVDPTL
- a CDS encoding TrbG/VirB9 family P-type conjugative transfer protein, coding for MKPLIPLFVAAGIMLPSLPLRALELNHPLQPSAPRTVSVSESQTPPIIRAGLLQCTLIVLPAEEKVANVFAGDTVDWVFDGGHVASRFVSVKPKVVNGSTDIHIVSDHGNEYTLQLQEVSNDADAHFDSKIRIDPGDKAAKDRLAQLPVFVPAADLDKAKQEAATAKAAQAAELKAEAAKAEQYRSQYPGSLHFDFTWDEKKGKELGLQQIWRDDKFTYLRGQFQETPALYEVKDKKPSLINFDFSNGLYIVPKQIDGGYLEIGKQKVDFHRSPEGRQ
- a CDS encoding VirB4 family type IV secretion system protein, which codes for MTRANSEQTQSVPWFAKAGAACSIVPIARFVSDRLFALKSGGYGCLFSLSGLDEECLTDQELNSHLRMIEGALRGLPEGACLYQYSRIRSGFALPKRDLYPHLMTDVIVSERVRFLEKEAAFRRMDIHWCLTVEPEKAEAFKKHPHENEFATSRMLADLEKTATLLAGNLGSLLGLKVLGKEEAFKFFSYLFNLEDWAEQDRLRSNDGVDRQIVKSPVHWESDHLRVGKRFVQMFSLKMTPEASRPCLFSDLAKLDCDSILCTTWRPKSTTAARGEIDRQEKFIEFFKVGVLTRVMSGRDTASLDKGAGARAANNQVDDLGDVIRSLDKKAQGEFSLRLLIASRSRMELVGIAPMVHRVFVESRAQVMEETLGNLSAFYAMFPGNGKFNVFPLWLAEDHNARLASVFAPHLGHPYSEDLDNEYLNIFETRTGTPFFQDAYVDGVRVQLILGPTGSGKSVHGNMAIAHEQKYAGFTYIFDIGGSYESVVELYGGRVDRIGKDGPRVNPFCLEPTESNIQFLYSFIKLLLSNSGAELEPEDDDVIHKAVQDIYLLDASNRRLSNLFLPKKLDRYLSKWVGKGVYSAIFDNIDDSLSLSRIQCFDFQGVNNQQYADLIEPLMVWLLRRINDVLYNPANLGVPKHILIEEIFSSMKNKQLLDAALASIKTVRKNLGGVTMIGQSAEDLGANADSIVNSCTSFLFLKDATFNRKRYAELFKMNEQQLTLFESLQDREGLYMRRDGLTKVIRLNLDKRSYATFSTKPKDRVRRSQLIAKYGLAEGIARFAEGETA